AGCGAACGACCATAGTCGGTTCGACAGTCACGCGTTACCGCGGGTGGTGATCGACGATGGGTTCTCCCTCGATTCGGCACATCCTTATCGCCGCGGACGAACGCGATGGTATGAACGCCGACGCTGTCGTGCTGGATATCGACGGGGTGCTCGTGGACGTGGCAAACTCCTACCGGCGGGCGATACTCGAATCCGTCGAGCGGGTCTACGACGACACGGTGCCCAAGGACGCCATCCAGTCGTTCAAGGACGCATCGGGATTCAACAACGACTGGGAACTCACCTACGCGGTGGCGCTGTACGTCCTCGCGTCCCGTGAGAGCCTCGATGACACCATCGAGGAGTTCACCGACCGAATCGCCGCGAACGGGGGCGGATTGGACGCCGCAGAACGGGTGGTCGAGGAGGAACTGCCCGAGGACGACCACGACCGAGTGCGCACCGAATGGGACCCCGCGACGCTCCGCGAGGTGTTCCAGCAACTGTACCTCGGCGCGGACCTGTACGCCGACCTCGAAGGGGACGACCCGACGCTGGACACGCGAGGGTACATCAACGACGAACCGGTCCTCATCTCGGCCGAGACGGTAGAAACGCTCACCGCGAACTATCCCGTCGGCGTCGTGACGGGCAGGCCGAGTGCCGAGGCGGACATCGCCCTCGAACGCGTCGGACTGGACGTTTCGGACGACCGCCGGTTCACGATGGACGACTGGGAGCAGGGCAAACCGCACCCGCACGCGCTGGTGACCCTCGCCGAGCGGTTCGACGCCGAACGAGTCGTCTTCGTTGGGGACACGCTGGACGACATCCAGACGGCCGTGAACGCCGCGGAAGCCGACCCCGACCGTGAGTACTTCGGCGTCGGCGTGCTGACCGGAGGATTGACGGGCGACTCCGGGCGTCGGAAGTACGAATCGGCGGACGCGGCGGCGGTCATCGACTCCGTCGATGACCTGCCCGCGCTGTTGGCGGAACGCTAGTACTGTGCGGTGTGGTTCGCCGTCGCGATTCCCTTCGCGAGACGGGTCACCCCTCGATCCCAAAACGCGGTTTTCGCCGAAGGAACGGCCTAAGCGGCCCGCAGGTGGCCCATAACAAAGGCAATCACGACTGTCTCGGAAATCGGTAGAGCACGCACATCGCGTGCTATCGGAGAATCGTGATTATGACGTATCCAGCCACACAGACGCAGTATCGCATTCGGAGGCGACCGGTGCAATGAAGCTTCGCCCCGTGCTTATCGCCCTCCTCGTCCTCTGCTCGGTCGGGACCGCCGTCGCGCTCCCCCCACCGGGAATTCCCAACGGCCCTCTCCCCGACGCGCCGACGAATCATCACAGCACCTACGCCGTCGAGCAGGGCGGATCGTGTACGCAGGTGTCGCCGATTCACGGCAGCAAGAACGTCGTCGACTTCTACGATTACGAGTCCCCGTACACGAACAAGAGCAGTTGGGCCTACGGCTCCTTCGGGACGAAATCCGTCACGCACGAGAACGGGAGCACGATGTTCCTCTATCAGGCCCCGAGCGGCGTGATAAGTCTCGTGATGATTCACGACCGGATGAACAAAAGCCGGACCGGCGGCAGTCTCCCGATCAGCACGGTGACGTTCAAATTCAGCGGCCTGCCGAGTTCGGGCAAGTGGGTGCTGATGGACGATACGTATCCGCACCGGGACGACAAGTGGTCCCGCAACGAGTTGGACTGGATGTGGGCCGGGTCGCGCACCGACGGCGGCGTCTTCCGCGGTCTGCCGGGTGACTCGAACATCACCGTCACGCCCTCGTGGAACCGGGACGCGGCACTGTACAACCCCTCGGAAGCGCACGAGAACGTCACGTCGTGGTCCTTCCTCACGGGCAGCGTTTCGAACCCCGATTCGAAACAACTCGATATGGACGAACCCGTGAGCATCCACGCCGGAACGTGTGGTGAGTCGCTCAACCCCGTCGTGGGCGTCAGCGGCACGGCCGGTGCCGGAAATCCCGTTTCCTTCGACGCGAGTCAAACGAGCGATTCGGGTGGCTCGCCGACGAAGTACCACTGGGACTTCGACAACGACGGAACGGTCGATCAGACGACGACCCGTCCCACGACCACGCACGTCTACGAAACCCCCGGAAACTACATCGCTCACGTGACGGTTGAGGATAACAACGGCCGCCACGCCGGTACGACGGTTCCCGTGACGGTGAAGAAGACGAAGTCGAACATCCGGGTCACGGGCGCGTCGCTCGACAAACAACAGGTCTCGAAGGGGGACACCGTGACGGTCACCGCGACGCTCAAAAACACGGGCGACGGTGCCGGGGAGATTCCGACCGTCCTCGCGGTCGGTGACTCCGTCGGTGACAGAAAACGGGTGCAGGTCGGAGCGGGGGCGACGAAGAAGGTCACCTACAGCTACGAGGCGACCTCGTCCGGGAAACAGGAGGTAGCCGTCAACGGGGTGAAAGCGGGAACGCTCGACGTGCAAACCCCGACGACGCAGCAGAAGACGACGACACAGCAGACGACCACGCACTCGAAGCCGAGCGGGACGACACACGGAACGACCGACGACAACACGTTGCCGGGACCGAACATCGTGTTCAAACATCCCGGTGTGAGCGGTCTCATCGCCGCACTCGTGCTCCTCGGGGCGGCGATAGTGATCCGTCGCTGACGAGAATCGGTGCCGTCGCGTCGCGACGGTGACGAGGTGTTTTTATTCGCGCCCTCCATATCGCCCGCCAATGACGAAAATCCTCGTCGTGGACAACCACGGACAGTTCACCCACCTCGAACACCGGGCGCTCCGTGACATGGGAATCGACACCGAACTCATCGACAACGATACGCCGCCGGAGGATATCGACGCGGACGGCCTCGTCCTCTCGGGCGGCCCGTCGATGGACGACATCGGAAACTGCGCGGAGTACCTCGAACTCGATATTCCGGTGCTCGGTATCTGCTTGGGCATGCAAGTGATGGCACACGTCCTCGACGGCGAAGTGGGCGAGGGCGAGTACGGCGGCTACGCCGACGTGACCGTCGAAATTGACAACGAGAACGACCCGCTCGTCGGATCGCTCGCGCCGGAAACCCGCGTGTGGGCCAGCCACGCCGACGAAGTGAAGCAGGTTCCGACCGGGTTCGAGCGCACCGGGGCCAGCGATGTGTGCGGTATCGAGTCGATGAGCGACACCGACCGCGACCTGTACGGCGTGCAGTGGCATCCTGAGGTCGCACATACCGAAGAGGGCGAGGAAGTGTTCGAAAACTTCCAGGATCTCTGCGAGTAGCATCCTTTAACTCTTCGCGGCGTAGCTTTTCGCCAATGACAGCGACCCAGAGCGACCTGGCGAGCCTGTCCCGGTACATCTTCCGTGCCCCGCAGTGGTACGCGAGCATCGCGTTTGCGCTCCTCATCGCCGCGATTGCGGGTGTCGGGGCATTCGACTCCCAGTATATCCTGCAGGACGCGTGGGAAGGCATCTTCTTCATCGGGGTGCCGACAGTCATCGCGAGCGTCTTCACGACGCCGGTTGACCGCCGCCTGAGCGGCCAGTTGACCTACAATCGGTCGTCGCTGCTCGCGCTGACGTGTGAGATCATCGTCGTCGCCGTCCTGTCGATAGCGGGTATCATCGCCGCGCTCACGAAACTGGATCAGCAGTTCGTCTTCGACGTGCTCCTCTTCAGCCTCGCGTCCGTCTTTGCATTTCGGTTGCTCATCGTGATGGCCGTCTCGCGAACGTCGTTTCTGGTCTCCCTGATTCCGGCCGGGATCCAAACCGGCACCGCCGCCGTCCTCTTTTTCATCTACAGCGAGACGATTCGCGTCTTCGAAGTCGGCGGACCGCTGGTGCAGAAATTCCTCGCACGGGGGGACAAGGCACCGGCCGCACTCGGTATCATCACGCCGCGCGATTTCATCGTGCTCGGGATCATCAGCGGGATGTACGCCCTCGCGGTGTACGGCTTTCTCGTCGTCATCGACCGCCCGTGGCGGCGCAGTCTCGGCGTCAGCGCGCTCGACTTCCTTCGGGGATTCATCGGTCACATCGCGGAGGGAACCCGGGAACTGGAGGACTTCTTCGAGCAGATGGGACAACAAGCCGTCGTCCCCGTCACCGTCCTCTCCTTTCGTCGGGAGGGCGGCAGCGAGAAGGCACGGTTCGTCCTCCCGATGATTCACCCGGGTCCGATGGGCGAAATCGGCGGCGGCAACCTCCCCCGCCGCGTCGCCGCCCAGTCGGAGGGACTCGCGTTCCCGCCGCACGCCACCGCCGGACACGATTTCAACCTCGTCACCGAGCGCGAGGTCGATACCCTCCTCGAAACGGCCCAAGAAGCCTACGAACGGATCGAGTACAGCGACGACGCCAGTCGGAGCGTTCGAACGCAGGAAGGTGACGCCAAACTGCTCGGACAGGCGTTCGGCGACGACGCGCTCCTCGTCGCCACCTACTCCCCGGAGTACGCCGACGACGTGGAGTACGCGGTCGGTCTCGCCGCCGCCGCCGAGGCCCGATCGAGCGGGTTGGACGACGTGATGCTGGTGGACGCACACAACTGCAACAACGGGCTTCAAGGCGAGGACATCGGCCACATCTACCCCGGCAGCGAGCGCTCGTTCCACATGATTCAGGCCGCGAAAGGAACGGCGAAGGAACTCGGGATGACGAAACGCGGCCGTCCGAAACTCGGTGTCGCGTGGGACAAAACGGAGTGGCTGCCAGCGGACGGTATCGGCCCGCTCGGCGTCCGCGTCGCGGTGCTCGACGTTGCGGACCAGCGGACGGCCTACGTCCTCGTGGACGGTAACAACATGGAACCCGGCCTCCGTGACAGAATCGTGGAAACCGTGGAGGCGGACGAGGTGGAAGTGATGACCACGGACACGCACATCGTGAACATGGTCGAGTCCTCGAATCAGGTCGGCGGCGCAATCGACCACGACGAACTCATCGGTCTCGTCACGCGATTGGTCGACGACGCCACCGCCGACCTCGAACCCGTGGAGGCCGGAATGGAGAGCGAGTACGCGGAGGTCACCGTCTTCGGCAACGACCGCACCGAGACGCTGGCCAGTCACGCGAACGCCGTCATCGCCATGGGCGCGGCGCTCGCTGGTGCGGTTATCCTCGCCGTGACGGCCATCGCCGTTCTCGTCTTCTTCCTCGCCTGAGGATATCGAACGATTGCAGTCGCATTTATCGACGCCGCTCGCCTACTCTGATTGGGGGAGGGAAAAATGGCGACCGAAACGGCAGAAATCGGAGTGGAAACGCTTCGAGCGGAACTCAAAGGCGACCTCGTCACGCCGGAGGACGAACCGGCGTACGACGATGCTCGCCGGGTCTGGAACGGGATGATAAACAAGCGTCCGGCGATGGTGGCTCGCTGTGAGGGCGTCGCGGACGTTCGGGCGGCCGTGAATTTCGCCCGCGACCACGACTATCCGATTGCGGTACGCGGCGGCGGTCACGGCGTCGCCGGACGGGCGGTGGTCGACGACGGCCTCGTCATCGAGCCTCGAACCGATGAACTGGGTGCACGTCACGCCCGAAGCGGGACGCGTTCGCGTCGGTGCCGGGGCGACGTGGGGGGACGTCGACCGCGAGACGCAAGCGTTCGGACTGGCGGTTCCGGGCGGCGTCGTCTCGGACACCGGAATCGCGGGGCTGACCCTCGGCGGCGGGATGGGACACCTCCGGCGGAAGTACGGCCTCTCGTGTGACAACCTCGTTTCCGCCGACGTGGTGACCGCCGACGGGGAGTTCCTCACGGCGAGCGAGGACTCACACGAGGAACTGTTCTGGGCGCTCCGCGGCGGCGGGGGCAACTTCGGCGTCGTCACGGCGTTCGAGTACGACTGCCATCCGGTCGGGCCGGACGTCGCCACGTGCTTCGTCTGGTTCGACGGCGCGGAGGCACCCGACGTCCTCCGTTCGTTCCGCGAATACGCGCCGGACGCTCCGGACGAGGTGAGCCTGCTCCCGTTCTACGCGTGGGTTCCGGAACTGCCCGAGTTCCCCGAAGCGTCGTGGGGGGACCCGGCAATCGCCGTCCTCGGATGCTACGCGGGAACGCCGGAGAAAGGCGAGGAGGAACTGCAAACGGTTCGTGCGTTCGCGGAACCGGTCGCGGATTTCAGCGGGACGATTTCCTACGTCGAACTCCAGACGATGCTGGACGAGGACTACCCGAGCGGGCGGTTCTACTACTGGAAGTCGCTGTATCTGGACGCGTTGAACGACGACGTGATCGACGCCGTCGTCGCCTGCGCCGAGCGGTGTCCGGTGGCGCTCTCGACCGTGGACATCTGGCAGGGCGGCGGCGCGTCTCCCGCGTCGGGGAGACGGAGACGGCGTTCGCACACCGCGACGCGCCGTACGGACTCAACTTCGAGGCGAACTGGGACGACCCCAGGGAGACCGAGGCAGCCATCTCGTGGGTGCGCGAATCGATCGACGAGATGGAGGGGTTCCCCGAGGCCCGAGGGCAGTACGTCAACTTCCCCGGCCTCGAAGAGGAGTCCTCGGAGGTCCCGTTCGGGGAGAACGCGACGCGACTGGCGAAAGTCAAAGCCGACTACGATCCGGACGGCGTCTTTCACGCCCACGGCAACCTCAAGCCAAGGGCGGAGTAGTCACTTTTTGTACACCCGATGTGCCGAAAACGGTCCGAAAGCCGAAACAGCAGCGAATCTATCCTCGTAAACTCCCCGAAAACCGTACCATCCCCGTGCGTCCGAACGCGAGCCTACTCCCCCCCAGCGTCTCCGCCGAGGGTTTTCGGGTCACCATGTTCGGCGTGTCCCGGCGTGCAGTCGATCGTGTCGGTCCTCGCTGTCTCCCGGCTGGGAGGGCGTTTGCCACTCGATTGCTGCCGGTTCGCCCGAGGGAAATGTGTCCCGGTCATCGGTTGTCCCGATGGGTGGCGGGTGGGCGGGTCAGCCCCGAAGGCGCTGTCTCACGGCGCGAGGAAAGCGCGCCGGTTCCGCCGTTTTCGGCGGTCGCCCTCCGGGCGGGCCAGTGACTGGTGACTCGTCACAGTGTTCCTTTTGCACTATCTATTATAATAATTCGGCTTGAATAAGCAAGTCGGGAGAGTGACGTTATGCCGATTCCTCGGCTTCCGTCTCGGCGAACAGTTCGTCAACCGCCGCGCGGGCGGCCAGTGCAGCATCGTTCGCCACCTTCTCCTCGTCCCGATCCGCGTTCGGAGCGTTGACGTACACGTCCACTTCGAGGATACCCTCCTCGAACGTGACCGTCACGTCGAAATCCTTGACGTTCGACTGCTTGATTCGTTCGAATATGAGGTCCTCGGCCGCTTCCGAGGCAGTCAGGACGACCGCTTCGTCGCTGGGCATCGCTTACGCGCCGCCAGCGCCGCCGGGACCGGTCGGGCCGGACGGGCCGCCCGCGCCGCCGCCGAGCATCTCTTGGAGTTCGCCCTGCAGCTTCTCGAACTGGGTTCGGACACGCTCTTCCTGCTTGTTCAGCGTCTCGACGCGGATTTCGAGGCTGTCGACCTTGTCTTCGAGGTCCTCCTGAGCCTCGTCGTAGCCGGTCTTGACGAACAGTTCGCCGACTTCGCGGAACATCGTCGCGTCCTCGTCGATGTCTTCGAGTTCTTCGAGCGCGTTCTCCGATTCAGTGAGCTGTGTTTCGGCCTGATTCTTCTGCACGGCGACCTGCTGTGCCGTATCCTGAAGGTCCTGCAGCTGTTCGAGCTTCTCCTGTGCTTCCGGTGGAAGATTACCCTGCATACCCGTCCCTTGTCGTCTGGACTGAAAAAGCCCCGCTTTTACTCGCGCGGAGAGA
The genomic region above belongs to Haladaptatus sp. R4 and contains:
- a CDS encoding TIGR01548 family HAD-type hydrolase; translation: MNADAVVLDIDGVLVDVANSYRRAILESVERVYDDTVPKDAIQSFKDASGFNNDWELTYAVALYVLASRESLDDTIEEFTDRIAANGGGLDAAERVVEEELPEDDHDRVRTEWDPATLREVFQQLYLGADLYADLEGDDPTLDTRGYINDEPVLISAETVETLTANYPVGVVTGRPSAEADIALERVGLDVSDDRRFTMDDWEQGKPHPHALVTLAERFDAERVVFVGDTLDDIQTAVNAAEADPDREYFGVGVLTGGLTGDSGRRKYESADAAAVIDSVDDLPALLAER
- a CDS encoding PKD domain-containing protein; translated protein: MKLRPVLIALLVLCSVGTAVALPPPGIPNGPLPDAPTNHHSTYAVEQGGSCTQVSPIHGSKNVVDFYDYESPYTNKSSWAYGSFGTKSVTHENGSTMFLYQAPSGVISLVMIHDRMNKSRTGGSLPISTVTFKFSGLPSSGKWVLMDDTYPHRDDKWSRNELDWMWAGSRTDGGVFRGLPGDSNITVTPSWNRDAALYNPSEAHENVTSWSFLTGSVSNPDSKQLDMDEPVSIHAGTCGESLNPVVGVSGTAGAGNPVSFDASQTSDSGGSPTKYHWDFDNDGTVDQTTTRPTTTHVYETPGNYIAHVTVEDNNGRHAGTTVPVTVKKTKSNIRVTGASLDKQQVSKGDTVTVTATLKNTGDGAGEIPTVLAVGDSVGDRKRVQVGAGATKKVTYSYEATSSGKQEVAVNGVKAGTLDVQTPTTQQKTTTQQTTTHSKPSGTTHGTTDDNTLPGPNIVFKHPGVSGLIAALVLLGAAIVIRR
- a CDS encoding GMP synthase subunit A; amino-acid sequence: MTKILVVDNHGQFTHLEHRALRDMGIDTELIDNDTPPEDIDADGLVLSGGPSMDDIGNCAEYLELDIPVLGICLGMQVMAHVLDGEVGEGEYGGYADVTVEIDNENDPLVGSLAPETRVWASHADEVKQVPTGFERTGASDVCGIESMSDTDRDLYGVQWHPEVAHTEEGEEVFENFQDLCE
- a CDS encoding DUF2070 family protein — encoded protein: MTATQSDLASLSRYIFRAPQWYASIAFALLIAAIAGVGAFDSQYILQDAWEGIFFIGVPTVIASVFTTPVDRRLSGQLTYNRSSLLALTCEIIVVAVLSIAGIIAALTKLDQQFVFDVLLFSLASVFAFRLLIVMAVSRTSFLVSLIPAGIQTGTAAVLFFIYSETIRVFEVGGPLVQKFLARGDKAPAALGIITPRDFIVLGIISGMYALAVYGFLVVIDRPWRRSLGVSALDFLRGFIGHIAEGTRELEDFFEQMGQQAVVPVTVLSFRREGGSEKARFVLPMIHPGPMGEIGGGNLPRRVAAQSEGLAFPPHATAGHDFNLVTEREVDTLLETAQEAYERIEYSDDASRSVRTQEGDAKLLGQAFGDDALLVATYSPEYADDVEYAVGLAAAAEARSSGLDDVMLVDAHNCNNGLQGEDIGHIYPGSERSFHMIQAAKGTAKELGMTKRGRPKLGVAWDKTEWLPADGIGPLGVRVAVLDVADQRTAYVLVDGNNMEPGLRDRIVETVEADEVEVMTTDTHIVNMVESSNQVGGAIDHDELIGLVTRLVDDATADLEPVEAGMESEYAEVTVFGNDRTETLASHANAVIAMGAALAGAVILAVTAIAVLVFFLA
- a CDS encoding DUF3194 domain-containing protein, which gives rise to MPSDEAVVLTASEAAEDLIFERIKQSNVKDFDVTVTFEEGILEVDVYVNAPNADRDEEKVANDAALAARAAVDELFAETEAEESA
- a CDS encoding prefoldin subunit beta, which encodes MQGNLPPEAQEKLEQLQDLQDTAQQVAVQKNQAETQLTESENALEELEDIDEDATMFREVGELFVKTGYDEAQEDLEDKVDSLEIRVETLNKQEERVRTQFEKLQGELQEMLGGGAGGPSGPTGPGGAGGA